Proteins encoded together in one Ictidomys tridecemlineatus isolate mIctTri1 chromosome 3, mIctTri1.hap1, whole genome shotgun sequence window:
- the Cep97 gene encoding centrosomal protein of 97 kDa isoform X4 — MAVARADATLPPGEGSVVNWSGQGLQKLGSNLPCEADVHTLILDKNQIIKLENLEKCKRLIQLSVANNRLVRMMGVAKLTQLRVLNLPHNSIGYVEGLKELVHLEWLNLAGNNLKAMEQINSCTALQHLDLSDNNIPQIGDLSKLISLKTLLLHGNIITSLRMAPAYLPRSLAILSLAENEIRDLNEVKFEDILWDPGYWKVQEMHWRDLFFGIFN, encoded by the exons ATGGCTGTAGCACGCGCTGATGCGACTTTGCCTCCCGGAGAAG gATCAGTGGTCAATTGGTCAGGGCAGGGACTACAGAAGTTAGGTTCAAATTTACCCTGTGAAGCTGATGTTCATACTTTGATTCTGGATAAAAATCAGATtattaaattggaaaatctagagaAATGCAAACGATTAATACAG TTGTCAGTGGCTAATAATCGGCTTGTTCGGATGATGGGTGTGGCCAAACTGACCCAATTGCGAGTATTAAATTTGCCTCATAATAGTATTGGCTATGTGGAAGGGCTAAAGGAACTAGTACATTTGGAATGGCTGAATTTGGCAGGAAATAATCTCAAG GCCATGGAACAAATTAATAGCTGCACAGCTCTACAGCACCTTGATTTATCAGACAATAATATACCCCAGATAGGTGATTTATCCAAATTAATATCCTTGAAG ACTCTACTTTTACATGGAAACATCATCACCTCGCTTAGAATGGCACCTGCTTATCTACCCAGAAGTCTTGCTATACTGTCTTTGGCAGAAAATGAAATCCGGGACTTAAATGAGGTAAAATTTGAAGATATTCTGTGGGATCCAGGATATTGGAAAGTCCAGGAGATGCATTGGAGAG ATCTCTTTTTTGGCATCTTTAACTGA
- the Rpl24 gene encoding large ribosomal subunit protein eL24 isoform X2, producing MKVELCSFSGYKIYPGHGRRYARTDGKVFQFLNAKCESAFLSKRNPRQINWTVLYRRKHKKGQSDRTQCLVHTRKKFKRRELGVQSNFRGPSLVHPLLISWPRGIRNQKLERLNESKLLGLPRKQKRLSRHLKRRQWLLLRLPQRQHLSKRL from the exons ATGAA GGTCGAGCTGTGCAGTTTTAGTGGGTACAAGATATACCCCGGACACGGGAGGCGCTACGCCAGGACCGACGGAAAG GTTTTCCAATTTCTTAATGCAAAATGCGAGTCGGCTTTCCTATCCAAGAGGAATCCTCGGCAGATAAACTGGACTGTCCTCTACAGAAGGAAGCACAAAAAGGGCCAGTCG gatcgaacccagtgcctcgtgcatactag gaAGAAATTCAAAAGAAGAGAACTCGGCGTGCAGTCAAATTTCAGAGGGCCATCACTGGTGCATCCCTTGCTGATATCATGGCCAAGAGGAATCAGAAACCAGAAGTTAGAAAGGCTCAACGAGAGCAAGCTATTAG GGCTGCCAAGGAAGCAAAAAAGGCTAAGCAGGCATCTAAAAAGACGGCAATGGCTGCTGCTAAG GCTCCCACAAAGGCAGCACCTAAGCAAAAGATTGTGA
- the Rpl24 gene encoding large ribosomal subunit protein eL24 isoform X1, which produces MKVELCSFSGYKIYPGHGRRYARTDGKVFQFLNAKCESAFLSKRNPRQINWTVLYRRKHKKGQSEEIQKKRTRRAVKFQRAITGASLADIMAKRNQKPEVRKAQREQAIRAAKEAKKAKQASKKTAMAAAKAPTKAAPKQKIVKPVKVSAPRVGGKR; this is translated from the exons ATGAA GGTCGAGCTGTGCAGTTTTAGTGGGTACAAGATATACCCCGGACACGGGAGGCGCTACGCCAGGACCGACGGAAAG GTTTTCCAATTTCTTAATGCAAAATGCGAGTCGGCTTTCCTATCCAAGAGGAATCCTCGGCAGATAAACTGGACTGTCCTCTACAGAAGGAAGCACAAAAAGGGCCAGTCG gaAGAAATTCAAAAGAAGAGAACTCGGCGTGCAGTCAAATTTCAGAGGGCCATCACTGGTGCATCCCTTGCTGATATCATGGCCAAGAGGAATCAGAAACCAGAAGTTAGAAAGGCTCAACGAGAGCAAGCTATTAG GGCTGCCAAGGAAGCAAAAAAGGCTAAGCAGGCATCTAAAAAGACGGCAATGGCTGCTGCTAAG GCTCCCACAAAGGCAGCACCTAAGCAAAAGATTGTGAAACCTGTGAAGGTTTCTGCTCCCCGAGTTGGTGGAAAACGCTAA